Genomic segment of Chlamydiota bacterium:
GGCGGCGAGGGCCCCGCGGCGCCGCATCCCGACCTGCCCCGGCCCGGACCACGGCATCGGGACGAGCCCGAGCAGGTGGAGCCCGACGACGATGAAGATGGCCGCGACGAGGTACGTCCCGTACGCCCCGATGTCGCCCAGCATCCTCCCGGCGGCCGCCGTAAGGACCCCGACCGCGGCGATGGTGAGCAGGATGCCCGTGGCGAAGAGCGTCGAGATCCAGAACGCCCTCCGCGTGGAGATCCGTCCCTGCTCGTCGACGAACCCCACGATGAGCGGGATGCTCGCGAGGTGGCAGGGGCTCAGGAGGATCGAGAGCAGGCCCCAGGCGAACGAGGCCGCAAGCGCCACGGACGCCGCCCCCTCGACCGCGTGCGTCAGGGAGATGAATACGCTCTCGAGCATCCGTCTCCTCCCAGGACAGTCACTTCAGTTCGACGCCGAGCTTCCTCCACTGCGCGAGGATGTCGTCCCTCGACATGAACCCCTCGTGCCGGACGAGCTCCGTGCCGGAGGCGTCCAGAAAAACCTGCGTCGGGATGAGTCGGACGCCGTACTGCCGGGCGGCGTCCCGGTTGTCCCCGACGTCGATGAACTCCACGTCGAGGCGCCCCGCGTACTCCTTCTTCAGCTCGGCAAGGATCGGCGCCATTCTTTTGCACGGGATGCAGAACGTCCGCCCGAGGTCCACGAGCTTCGGCACGCCGCACGGGGCCTCCGACGCGGGGGTGGGCGTCGCGCCGACGTCCGCCGCGGGGGCACGACAGCATCCCCCGTCGGCGTACTGCCGTGCGGCCATGAGCGACGCGACACCGACGAGCGCCGCGAGTAAAAGCATCTTCTCCATCATCCGATTCTCCCGTAGAGCATCCCGACAACCGTGGACATCGCCACCACCAGGAGCACGAAGACCGCCGTCTTCTTCACCCCCAGCACGCTCCGTATGACGAGGATGCTCGGGATGGAGAGCGCCGGGCCGGCGAGCAGGAGCGCCAGCGAGGGCCCCTTCGCCATCCCCAGCTTCTGGAGGGCCTGGACGATGGGGATCTCCGTGAGCGTCGCGAAGTACCAGCACGCCCCGATGGACGAGGCGACGAGGTTCGAGACGACCCCGTTGTCCCCGACGAGGCCCGCCACCGCCCGCTCAGGCACGAGCGCCGAGACGAAGCCCGTGACGAAGACGCCTCCGAACAGGAGCGGCACGATCAGCTTTGAGAAGACCCAGGTCTGCGCCATCCACTCGCCGAACTCCGCCCGCGTGAACCAGGCGAGGCACATCGCCCCGACCGCGAGCCCCATCAGGGCCGCGAGCCGCCAGCGGACCCGGTGGACCTTGACGGTGAAGCTCTCCTCCTGCGAGATCGAGCGGATATCCTCCCGCTTGAGCTCCAGATGCTCTCCCGCCTCGCCGTTCTTGAAGACCTGGAAGTTCACGACGTCGCGCGTGTCGTACCGGATGTTCCCCTTGAGCTCCCGGCCGTCGTGCATCACGACGGTGAAGTTGCCGGGCGTGGCCCAGTCCGAGAAGACGAGGAAGAGCACCATGCAGAGGAAGAAGAGGGAGGTCTTCCAGAGGGGGCGCGCGGAGGGGTGCTCGACGAGGGCGAACCCCTCCGCCCTGCGCGTCTCGCCCCGGCGGAAGATGACCGCCATCAGGAGGCCGATGACCACGGCGAAGACCACGGACCCCGCGACGCGCCAGACGCCGAGCTCGAAGCCGAGCACGCGCGCCGAGAGGAAGATCGCCATCACGTTGATCGCCGGGCCCGAGTAGAGGAAGGCGCAGGCGGGCCCCAGGCCCGCCCCCATCGTGTAGATCCCCGCGAACATCGGGAGCACGCTGCACGAGCAGACCGCCAGGATGCACCCCGAGACGGAGGCGACGCCGTAGGCGACCGCCTTGTTCGAGCGGGGGCCGAGGTGCTTCAGGACGGCGGCCTGCGACAGGAACGCCGCGATCGCCCCCGCGATGAACATCGCCGGGACGACGCACGGGAGCGTGTGGTTGCGCGCGTACCACTGGAGGAGGCGGAACGCCTCCGTCAAGGCGGCGTCGAACCTCGGGCTCCCGAGCGGCACGAAGTACGCGAATACGAACACCCCGGCGAGCAGGGCGAATGTGCCCGCCTCCCTGCGGTTCACGGTCATCGGTTTTCCTCCTTCGAGCTCACCCCCCCGGGAACAACCTCTTGATCTCCTCCGCCCCCGGCACCTTCCCCGCGCTCCTCACGACGCCGTCGACGGCGAGGGCGGGCGTGATCATCACCCCCCGCTTCACGATCTCCGTGAGCTCCGTCACCTTGACGATCTCCGCCTGCACGCCCGCCTCCCGCACCGCCTGCTCGGCGTTGGCGAGGAGCTGCGCGCACTTCGGGCACCCGGTGCCGAGGATCTCGATCTTCATGACGGCCTCCATAGATGTATCGTTATGCCGCTATATGCCGAACGAAAAATATATGTCGCCTATCTCCTCGGACACAGAACCTCCCTGCGCGCGGCGCGGAGCTTTTCTCGGTCGTCTGCGATCTGGGGATCCTCGTTTCCCCACCGCCCCAGTGTTGCGAGCAGCGTATCGCCCGCCTCGCTCATCCCGCGCGACAGCGAGTAGATCGTCCACTGCCCGTTCTTCACGTCCTGGACGAACCCCGCATTCCGAAGGATCGAAAGGTGGCGGGAGACGCTCGACTGCGCGATCCCCATCACATGCGTGATCTCGCAGACGCAGAGCGGCCGCACCTCGAGCATCTTGAGGATGCGGAGGCGGTTCCGGTCGGCGAAGGCCTTGAACTTCCTCTCGATTTCTCTCATTGCCGTCATATCGCCATATCCATATCTTTCTATATGATCCCACACCCGACACTCGGTGTCAATACCCGCGTGAGATATTTTTTGCCGCAGGGCTGACGTGCGTCTGCCTTCACCCCGGCACAATCCCAGGACAGACTTACGTCTGCCCTACGAAAAGAGGTGTGAGGCGGAGGGGGAACGTGGGGATCAGCCCTTCTTCTCCTTGAGCAGCTCCCGCGGCGCGCAGGGGGCGAGGCCGAGCGACGCCACGACAAGGTCGGCGATGCCGCGCCACTTCGCGCTCACGAGCCGGTAGTTGTGCGGGTCCACGATGCTGTCGCGGGTGAGGATATAGCAGAGGCTGATGTTCTCGTCGCCGTACCTCGGGTGCCCGATCACGAGCCCCTCCCACGGGACGCCGACGGAGAGGACGAACTCGTCGTCGCTCTTGACCTGCGACAGGAGGCAGCCGTCCCGCACGCGGGAAAGCTTCCCGTCCTCCGCGCGGTAGATCCCGGCGGTGAGTCCGCCGCGGGCGGCGAAGGTCCCCTTCCCCCTCGTGTAGAGCGTGAGCGCCGAGCCCCTGATCCGGGGAAGGGCGCGGTTGTACCCCTCGATCTCCGCCCTCGAGATCTCCCGGATCTCGAACCACTCGGCGAGGTGGAAGAAGGTGAGCGGCACGCTGTCCTCCCGCGCCTGGAAGTCCGCCAGGTACTGCGACTCCCCCACCATCCGCGCGTTCACCTCGCTGACGCAGATCTCCTTCACCCGGTTGTCCCCGTCCACGGTCGAGAGGAAGTCCACGCCGAAGTTGCCGC
This window contains:
- a CDS encoding thioredoxin family protein: MEKMLLLAALVGVASLMAARQYADGGCCRAPAADVGATPTPASEAPCGVPKLVDLGRTFCIPCKRMAPILAELKKEYAGRLDVEFIDVGDNRDAARQYGVRLIPTQVFLDASGTELVRHEGFMSRDDILAQWRKLGVELK
- a CDS encoding permease; its protein translation is MTVNRREAGTFALLAGVFVFAYFVPLGSPRFDAALTEAFRLLQWYARNHTLPCVVPAMFIAGAIAAFLSQAAVLKHLGPRSNKAVAYGVASVSGCILAVCSCSVLPMFAGIYTMGAGLGPACAFLYSGPAINVMAIFLSARVLGFELGVWRVAGSVVFAVVIGLLMAVIFRRGETRRAEGFALVEHPSARPLWKTSLFFLCMVLFLVFSDWATPGNFTVVMHDGRELKGNIRYDTRDVVNFQVFKNGEAGEHLELKREDIRSISQEESFTVKVHRVRWRLAALMGLAVGAMCLAWFTRAEFGEWMAQTWVFSKLIVPLLFGGVFVTGFVSALVPERAVAGLVGDNGVVSNLVASSIGACWYFATLTEIPIVQALQKLGMAKGPSLALLLAGPALSIPSILVIRSVLGVKKTAVFVLLVVAMSTVVGMLYGRIG
- a CDS encoding thioredoxin family protein gives rise to the protein MKIEILGTGCPKCAQLLANAEQAVREAGVQAEIVKVTELTEIVKRGVMITPALAVDGVVRSAGKVPGAEEIKRLFPGG
- a CDS encoding winged helix-turn-helix transcriptional regulator: MREIERKFKAFADRNRLRILKMLEVRPLCVCEITHVMGIAQSSVSRHLSILRNAGFVQDVKNGQWTIYSLSRGMSEAGDTLLATLGRWGNEDPQIADDREKLRAARREVLCPRR
- a CDS encoding cytochrome C biogenesis protein codes for the protein MLESVFISLTHAVEGAASVALAASFAWGLLSILLSPCHLASIPLIVGFVDEQGRISTRRAFWISTLFATGILLTIAAVGVLTAAAGRMLGDIGAYGTYLVAAIFIVVGLHLLGLVPMPWSGPGQVGMRRRGALAAFILGLLFGVALGPCTFAYMAPMLAVTFRLAETRLWYGILLLLAYGVGHCAVIVLAGTFTESVQHYLNWNERSGGAVILRKICGVLVILGGVYLILTA